A genomic stretch from Kogia breviceps isolate mKogBre1 chromosome 1, mKogBre1 haplotype 1, whole genome shotgun sequence includes:
- the ZRANB2 gene encoding zinc finger Ran-binding domain-containing protein 2 isoform X2 produces MSTKNFRVSDGDWICPDKKCGNVNFARRTSCNRCGREKTTEAKMMKAGGTEIGKTLAEKSRGLFSANDWQCKTCSNVNWARRSECNMCNTPKYAKLEERTGYGGGFNERENVEYIEREESDGEYDEFGRKKKKYRGKAVGPASILKEVEDKESEGEEEDEDEDLSKYKLDEDEDEDDADLSKYNLDASEEEDSNKKKSNRRSRSKSRSSHSRSSSRSSSPSSSRSRSRSRSRSSSSSQSRSRSSSRERSRSRGSKSRSSSRSHRGSSSPRKRSYSSSSSSPERNRKRSRSRSSSSGDRKKRRTRSRSPESQVIGENTKQP; encoded by the exons ATGTCGACCAAGAATTTCCGAGTCAGTGACGGTGACTGGATTTGCCCTGACAAAAA aTGTGGAAATGTAAACTTTGCTAGAAGAACTAGCTGTAATAGATGTGGTCGAG AGAAAACAACTGAGGCTAAGATGATGAAAGCTGGAGGCACTGAAATAGGAAAGACACTCGCAGAAAAGAGCCGAGGCTTGTTTAGTGCTAATGACTGGCAGTGTAAAAC ttGCAGTAATGTGAATTGGGCCAGAAGATCAGAGTGTAACATGTGTAATACTCCAAAGTATGCTAAGCTGGAAGAAAGAACAG GATATGGTGGTGgttttaatgaaagagaaaatgttgAATATATAGAAAGAGAAGAATCTGATGGTGAATATGATGAG TTTGgacgtaaaaagaaaaaatacagagggAAGGCAGTTGGTCCTGCATCTATTTTAAAGGAAGTTGAAGATAAAGAATCTGAGGGAGAAGAAGAGGATGAGGATGAAGatctttctaaatataaattagatgag GATGAGGATGAAGATGATGCTGATCTCTCAAAATATAATCTTGATGCCAGTGAAGAAGAAgatagtaataaaaagaaatctaataGACGAAGTCGCTCAAAGTCTCGGTCTTCACATTCACGATCTTCATCACGCTCATCCTCCCCCTCCAGTTCAAGGTCTAGGTCCAG GTCCCGTTCAAGAAGTTCTTCCAGTTCGCAGTCAAGATCTCGTTCCAGTTCCAGAGAACGTTCGAGATCTCGTGGGTCGAAATCAAG ATCCAGCTCCAGGTCCCACAGGGGCTCTTCTTCCCCACGAAAAAGATCTTACTCAAGTTCATCATCTTCTCCTgagaggaacagaaaaagaagtcGTTCTAGATCTTCTTCATCTGGTGATCGCAAAAAAAGACGAACAAGATCACGGTCACCTGAAAG CCAGGTGATTGGTGAAAACACTAAACAACCCTGA
- the ZRANB2 gene encoding zinc finger Ran-binding domain-containing protein 2 isoform X1, giving the protein MSTKNFRVSDGDWICPDKKCGNVNFARRTSCNRCGREKTTEAKMMKAGGTEIGKTLAEKSRGLFSANDWQCKTCSNVNWARRSECNMCNTPKYAKLEERTGYGGGFNERENVEYIEREESDGEYDEFGRKKKKYRGKAVGPASILKEVEDKESEGEEEDEDEDLSKYKLDEDEDEDDADLSKYNLDASEEEDSNKKKSNRRSRSKSRSSHSRSSSRSSSPSSSRSRSRSRSRSSSSSQSRSRSSSRERSRSRGSKSRSSSRSHRGSSSPRKRSYSSSSSSPERNRKRSRSRSSSSGDRKKRRTRSRSPERHHRSPSGSSHSGSRSSSKKK; this is encoded by the exons ATGTCGACCAAGAATTTCCGAGTCAGTGACGGTGACTGGATTTGCCCTGACAAAAA aTGTGGAAATGTAAACTTTGCTAGAAGAACTAGCTGTAATAGATGTGGTCGAG AGAAAACAACTGAGGCTAAGATGATGAAAGCTGGAGGCACTGAAATAGGAAAGACACTCGCAGAAAAGAGCCGAGGCTTGTTTAGTGCTAATGACTGGCAGTGTAAAAC ttGCAGTAATGTGAATTGGGCCAGAAGATCAGAGTGTAACATGTGTAATACTCCAAAGTATGCTAAGCTGGAAGAAAGAACAG GATATGGTGGTGgttttaatgaaagagaaaatgttgAATATATAGAAAGAGAAGAATCTGATGGTGAATATGATGAG TTTGgacgtaaaaagaaaaaatacagagggAAGGCAGTTGGTCCTGCATCTATTTTAAAGGAAGTTGAAGATAAAGAATCTGAGGGAGAAGAAGAGGATGAGGATGAAGatctttctaaatataaattagatgag GATGAGGATGAAGATGATGCTGATCTCTCAAAATATAATCTTGATGCCAGTGAAGAAGAAgatagtaataaaaagaaatctaataGACGAAGTCGCTCAAAGTCTCGGTCTTCACATTCACGATCTTCATCACGCTCATCCTCCCCCTCCAGTTCAAGGTCTAGGTCCAG GTCCCGTTCAAGAAGTTCTTCCAGTTCGCAGTCAAGATCTCGTTCCAGTTCCAGAGAACGTTCGAGATCTCGTGGGTCGAAATCAAG ATCCAGCTCCAGGTCCCACAGGGGCTCTTCTTCCCCACGAAAAAGATCTTACTCAAGTTCATCATCTTCTCCTgagaggaacagaaaaagaagtcGTTCTAGATCTTCTTCATCTGGTGATCGCAAAAAAAGACGAACAAGATCACGGTCACCTGAAAG GCACCACAGGTCACCTTCTGGATCATCCCATTCTGGTTCCCGTTCaagttcaaaaaagaaataa